The segment GTGTCCATATCATCGACGCCAATGGCGAGGCCTGGGAGGCGCTCTACACGCTCGAGCAGCAGGCCGACGGCAGCTACAAGATCACCGGCTGCTCGCTGCTGAAGGCGGGACAGGCGGTTTAGCCTATGCTCCCGCCTCAGGCCACCATCGCCGTGACGGCGCGCAGGACCTCCCCGTCGGCTTCTGCGATACGGTCAAGCACCGAGAAGTGATTGCTGCCGGGGATCTCGCAATAATCGGCGGTCCCGCCGCGCTTGCGCCAGCCGGAGACGAGGTCCGAGGTCCAGTGCTTGAAGCCCTCAGTCTCGTCGCCGCCGACGACGCCGAGTAGCGGCACCAGCTTCGCATCGTTTGGCAAATTCTGAAGGCGCAGGAACGGGCTCACATCTGCTGCCTCATCGACCGACAGCGTGAGATCGCGGTTGATCGAGGTCCTGAGCAGCGGACGCAGATCGAAGGCACCACTGACGCCGACAAGTCCGACGATGCGCCCATGCCCCCGCACGGCCTGATCCAGCACGAGCATTGCCGCCAGTTGGCCGCCGGCGGAGTGACCGGAGACGACGACGCGCGCGGGCCTCAGATGGGCAAGCGACCAGGCGAAAGCGAGGCGGACCTGCTCGACGATTTCATGAACGCGCACCGCCGGCACCAGATCGTAGCTCGGCATCACCACGGTCATGCCAGCGTTTCGATAGTGCTCCGCAATGAAGGAGACGTAGGACTTGTCTAGGGCGCGCCAATAGCCGCCATGGATGAAGAAGAACACCGGCGCGCCGTCACCCGCCGGAAAGACGTCGAGGACGCAGCGCGGTCCGGCGGCATAGCGATTGTCGAGCCGGCAATTGCCCGCCGCACGCAATGCAGCGCTGCGCTGCTGGTGATCGCGATAGATGTCCTCGCGCTCGGGATGGCGCTTGCGAAGCGCGTACTGCGCTTCGAGACCGTCGTCGATCGCTTGCAGGGTTCTGTGCATGATCAAAGTCCGAGATAGGCCGTACGTACGATCGGGTCACGCGCGAGCATCGTGCTTTCCGCCTCGCGCACGATCTCGCCTTCGGCGATGACGTAGCCCCGAGCGGCGCTTTGCAGCGCCATATTGGCGTTCTGCTCGCCAAGCAGGATCGAAATGCCCTGCTGGTTGAGTTTGCGGATGGTGGCGAAG is part of the Bradyrhizobium commune genome and harbors:
- a CDS encoding alpha/beta hydrolase, with the protein product MHRTLQAIDDGLEAQYALRKRHPEREDIYRDHQQRSAALRAAGNCRLDNRYAAGPRCVLDVFPAGDGAPVFFFIHGGYWRALDKSYVSFIAEHYRNAGMTVVMPSYDLVPAVRVHEIVEQVRLAFAWSLAHLRPARVVVSGHSAGGQLAAMLVLDQAVRGHGRIVGLVGVSGAFDLRPLLRTSINRDLTLSVDEAADVSPFLRLQNLPNDAKLVPLLGVVGGDETEGFKHWTSDLVSGWRKRGGTADYCEIPGSNHFSVLDRIAEADGEVLRAVTAMVA